In Tripterygium wilfordii isolate XIE 37 chromosome 15, ASM1340144v1, whole genome shotgun sequence, one DNA window encodes the following:
- the LOC120016079 gene encoding rop guanine nucleotide exchange factor 14 isoform X3, producing MGGIFLHTSCLSHDPPATVEVLPLWILRIMTYNGLESSILNNQSYENESGTSRGDGCASDSLDEDCSSSSSSKDAFGSFSSKCLTMKRNNPGLDEWDVSESPQHFYVKEKPARAIQFSDVETMKEKFAKLLLGEDVTGGSKGLSPALALSNAITNLAASVFGELWKLEPLPEERKNKWRREMDWLLSPTNYMVELVPAKQNGANGRTVEIMTPKARADIHMNLPALKKLDSMLIVEVGSRAEGRNKSTRQSKRWWLPMPQVSTTGLSDCERRKLLSQSKLVHQVFKAAKSINENVLLEMPIPAIIRDALPKSGKASLDETLFKVVTEQSYSAEEMLHYLNLASEHSALEAINRLEAAVLAWRERITEQVNGKSPVRTSWSFVKDSMSDHDKMQLLLDRSEALLQQIKARYPNLPQTFLNATKVQYGKDVGYAILEAYSRVLGNVAFSIISRIKDIVQEDALSNPNSPAATYCFTGTMGNLETPVAGYHIRHSLINQMNQVADGKCGKQSKSDENSNLDLEFSLTLARARSASSTPSRRRLWCIGKEACINVPPENSP from the exons ATGGGAGGTATATTTTTGCATACGTCCTGCCTGTCCCATGACCCCCCGGCCACTGTGGAAGTCTTACCTTTATGGATTTTGA GGATAATGACCTATAACGGCCTTGAGAGCAGCATTCTTAACAATCAATCTTATGAAAATGAAAGTGGAACAAGCAGAGGAGATGGGTGTGCAAGTGATTCTTTGGACGAAGACTGCTCAAGTTCTTCTTCTAGTAAAGATGCTTTTGGGTCATTTTCTTCTAAATGTTTGACAATGAAGAGGAATAACCCGGGTTTGGATGAATGGGATGTCTCAGAAAGCCCTCaacatttttatgttaaagAGAAACCTGCTCGTGCCATTCAATTTTCAGATGTGGAgacaatgaaagaaaaatttGCAAAGCTTTTACTGGGTGAAGATGTAACTGGGGGAAGTAAGGGTCTCTCCCCTGCATTAGCATTGTCCAATGCCATAACAAATCTTGCAG CTTCGGTTTTTGGTGAGTTATGGAAACTAGAGCCTTTGCCTGAAGAAAGGAAGAACAAATGGAGAAGAGAAATGGATTGGCTGCTCTCTCCTACAAACTATATGGTTGAGTTGGTTCCTGCTAAGCAAAATGGTGCCAATGGCCGGACTGTAGAG ATAATGACACCAAAAGCTCGTGCAGACATCCACATGAACCTTCCGGCACTGAAAAAATTGGACTCTATGCTTATTGTAG AAGTTGGCAGTCGAGCAGAAGGTAGGAACAAGAGTACAAGGCAGAGTAAGAGGTGGTGGCTTCCAATGCCACAGGTATCGACAACTGGGCTCTCCGACtgtgaaagaagaaaattgcTTTCCCAGAGTAAACTGGTTCATCAAGTATTCAAGGCTGCTAAATCCATTAACGAAAATGTTTTGCTTGAGATGCCTATCCCAGCAATTATCAGAGATGCACTTCCTAAG TCAGGGAAGGCAAGTTTGGATGAGACACTGTTCAAGGTCGTGACAGAGCAATCGTACTCAGCTgaggagatgcttcattatctTAATTTAGCATCTGAACACAGTGCCCTTGAAGCCATCAACAGGTTGGAAGCTGCTGTACTAGCATGGAGGGAGAGGATTACAGAACAAGTTAATGGTAAATCCCCTGTTCGAACATCATGGTCCTTCGTTAAGGATTCAATGTCGGATCATGATAAGATGCAATTACTATTGGACCGATCAGAAGCTCTTCTGCAACAGATTAAGGCCAGATATCCTAACCTTCCACAAACATTTCTGAATGCTACCAAAGTCCAATATGGAAAG GATGTTGGGTACGCAATACTTGAAGCATATTCCCGGGTTCTTGGAAACGTGGCTTTCAGCATAATTTCCAGGATCAAAGATATCGTTCAAGAAGATGCTCTAAGCAACCCCAATTCCCCAGCAGCGACATATTGCTTTACCGGAACAATGGGAAATCTGGAAACTCCAGTGGCTGGCTACCATATCCGGCACTCACTAATCAATCAGATGAACCAGGTGGCTGATGGGAAATGTGGAAAGCAAAGTAAATCAGATGAAAACAGTAATTTAGATTTGGAATTCTCACTCACACTGGCCAGAGCAAGGTCAGCGTCTTCAACACCAAGTCGAAGGCGGCTATGGTGCATTGGTAAAGAAGCTTGTATTAATGTTCCTCCTGAAAATTCACCTTAA
- the LOC120016080 gene encoding receptor-like protein 14 isoform X1, translated as MAITPNPRIGKPNSVTPMRRRSSIRGGTHSYIQRSEGSCSEVQRRALLEIRNSTDDFSLSNWEGEDCCQFEGVDCEFFPGLGAISLSRKKDSKTWYPNVTLFTVLQDLIEMGLSGVRIGGPLQAFCELKKLKKLQWLDLSNNVLEGSIPTCFGTMKSLYKLDLSNNRLSGNIPLSIFINQSRFGVFDVSNNNLEGYVPFSILADQAGLFYIDLSKNYHLEVETESPSWVPTFALIYLGLGNCNLNEKSGHVVPSFISSQPSLQWLDLSHNSLEGSIPCSLFYNNSITGLFLRGKTLRPFLLGAMEVMQLHRCLSHSTYRPIISKGLCLKTWVLFSQY; from the exons ATGGCCATAACCCCCAATCCGAGAATCGGGAAACCCAATTCAGTGACTCCGATGAGGCGACGATCGTCGATCAGAGGAGGAACTCACTCTTACATTCAAAG AAGCGAAGGAAGTTGCAGCGAAGTACAAAGACGCGCTTTGCTAGAGATCAGAAACTCCACagatgatttctctctctcaaactggGAAGGAGAGGATTGTTGCCAGTTTGAAGGTGTTGACTGCGAGTTCTTTCCTGGACTTGGTGCAATTAGTTTGTCTAGAAAAAAGGACTCCAAAACATGGTATCCAAATGTCACCTTATTCACAGTGTTGCAAGACCTGATTGAAATGGGCTTGAGTGGCGTGAGGATTGGAGGACCCCTTCAAG CTTTCTGTGAACTGAAGAAACTGAAAAAGCTGCAGTGGTTGGATCTCAGTAATAATGTTCTGGAAGGCAGTATTCCCACTTGCTTTGGGACCATGAAAAGTCTCTATAAGCTTGATTTATCCAACAATCGACTCAGTGGTAATATACCTTTATCAATCTTCATAAACCAAAGCAGATTTGGTGTGTTTGATGTTTCAAATAACAACCTGGAAGGATATGTTCCGTTTTCCATTTTAGCCGACCAGGCAGGCCTTTTCTACATCGATCTTTCCAAGAACTATCATTTGGAGGTTGAGACAGAGTCTCCTTCATGGGTTCCAACTTTTGCACTCATTTACTTGGGATTGGGAAACTGCAACCTCAATGAGAAGAGTGGCCATGTCGTTCCGAGCTTTATCTCCAGTCAACCTAGTTTGCAATGGCTAGATTTGTCCCATAACTCACTAGAGGGAAGCATACCTTGTTCACTTTTTTACAACAACAGTATTACTGGTTTGTTCTTAAGAGGTAAAACTTTGAGGCCATTCCTCCTGGGTGCCATGGAAGTAATGCAACTTCATCGTTGCTTGAGTCACTCGACGTATCGGCCAATCATCTCAAAGGGCCTCTGCCTGAAAACATGGGTACTCTTTTCCCAGTATTGA
- the LOC120016079 gene encoding rop guanine nucleotide exchange factor 14 isoform X2, translated as MMLMRRRLACCTRDRGRSLDLDEQERIMTYNGLESSILNNQSYENESGTSRGDGCASDSLDEDCSSSSSSKDAFGSFSSKCLTMKRNNPGLDEWDVSESPQHFYVKEKPARAIQFSDVETMKEKFAKLLLGEDVTGGSKGLSPALALSNAITNLAASVFGELWKLEPLPEERKNKWRREMDWLLSPTNYMVELVPAKQNGANGRTVEIMTPKARADIHMNLPALKKLDSMLIETLDKMVNTEFWYAEVGSRAEGRNKSTRQSKRWWLPMPQVSTTGLSDCERRKLLSQSKLVHQVFKAAKSINENVLLEMPIPAIIRDALPKSGKASLDETLFKVVTEQSYSAEEMLHYLNLASEHSALEAINRLEAAVLAWRERITEQVNGKSPVRTSWSFVKDSMSDHDKMQLLLDRSEALLQQIKARYPNLPQTFLNATKVQYGKDVGYAILEAYSRVLGNVAFSIISRIKDIVQEDALSNPNSPAATYCFTGTMGNLETPVAGYHIRHSLINQMNQVADGKCGKQSKSDENSNLDLEFSLTLARARSASSTPSRRRLWCIGKEACINVPPENSP; from the exons ATGATGCTGATGAGAAGAAGACTTGCTTGTTGCACCCGTGACCGAGGACGTAGCCTTGATTTGGATGAACAAGAGA GGATAATGACCTATAACGGCCTTGAGAGCAGCATTCTTAACAATCAATCTTATGAAAATGAAAGTGGAACAAGCAGAGGAGATGGGTGTGCAAGTGATTCTTTGGACGAAGACTGCTCAAGTTCTTCTTCTAGTAAAGATGCTTTTGGGTCATTTTCTTCTAAATGTTTGACAATGAAGAGGAATAACCCGGGTTTGGATGAATGGGATGTCTCAGAAAGCCCTCaacatttttatgttaaagAGAAACCTGCTCGTGCCATTCAATTTTCAGATGTGGAgacaatgaaagaaaaatttGCAAAGCTTTTACTGGGTGAAGATGTAACTGGGGGAAGTAAGGGTCTCTCCCCTGCATTAGCATTGTCCAATGCCATAACAAATCTTGCAG CTTCGGTTTTTGGTGAGTTATGGAAACTAGAGCCTTTGCCTGAAGAAAGGAAGAACAAATGGAGAAGAGAAATGGATTGGCTGCTCTCTCCTACAAACTATATGGTTGAGTTGGTTCCTGCTAAGCAAAATGGTGCCAATGGCCGGACTGTAGAG ATAATGACACCAAAAGCTCGTGCAGACATCCACATGAACCTTCCGGCACTGAAAAAATTGGACTCTATGCTTATT GAAACACTGGATAAAATGGTGAATACTGAATTCTGGTACGCAGAAGTTGGCAGTCGAGCAGAAGGTAGGAACAAGAGTACAAGGCAGAGTAAGAGGTGGTGGCTTCCAATGCCACAGGTATCGACAACTGGGCTCTCCGACtgtgaaagaagaaaattgcTTTCCCAGAGTAAACTGGTTCATCAAGTATTCAAGGCTGCTAAATCCATTAACGAAAATGTTTTGCTTGAGATGCCTATCCCAGCAATTATCAGAGATGCACTTCCTAAG TCAGGGAAGGCAAGTTTGGATGAGACACTGTTCAAGGTCGTGACAGAGCAATCGTACTCAGCTgaggagatgcttcattatctTAATTTAGCATCTGAACACAGTGCCCTTGAAGCCATCAACAGGTTGGAAGCTGCTGTACTAGCATGGAGGGAGAGGATTACAGAACAAGTTAATGGTAAATCCCCTGTTCGAACATCATGGTCCTTCGTTAAGGATTCAATGTCGGATCATGATAAGATGCAATTACTATTGGACCGATCAGAAGCTCTTCTGCAACAGATTAAGGCCAGATATCCTAACCTTCCACAAACATTTCTGAATGCTACCAAAGTCCAATATGGAAAG GATGTTGGGTACGCAATACTTGAAGCATATTCCCGGGTTCTTGGAAACGTGGCTTTCAGCATAATTTCCAGGATCAAAGATATCGTTCAAGAAGATGCTCTAAGCAACCCCAATTCCCCAGCAGCGACATATTGCTTTACCGGAACAATGGGAAATCTGGAAACTCCAGTGGCTGGCTACCATATCCGGCACTCACTAATCAATCAGATGAACCAGGTGGCTGATGGGAAATGTGGAAAGCAAAGTAAATCAGATGAAAACAGTAATTTAGATTTGGAATTCTCACTCACACTGGCCAGAGCAAGGTCAGCGTCTTCAACACCAAGTCGAAGGCGGCTATGGTGCATTGGTAAAGAAGCTTGTATTAATGTTCCTCCTGAAAATTCACCTTAA
- the LOC120016080 gene encoding pentatricopeptide repeat-containing protein At1g77360, mitochondrial-like isoform X2: MDENPSTRLQYPPRIISSMNHTRPKPPQKSSLKQQPQNFPSHLDAPDVSPSVRGLCEILIRASPHDIESTLSSSDIAPTQDLVNEVLRFSYNYPSSAVKFFRWAGLSLKHSAFSWNLIVDLLGKNGLFEPMWDAIRSMNQERVVSLATFVSVFGSYCVTSRFDEAIMSFGIMDKYGVQQDVVAGNSLLSAICHEENQTSKALEWFERIKSKIPPNDDTFAILLEGWERDGNVAKAMTTFGEMVVRIGWSPDNMSAYDAFLTTLVHGHHLVDAVKFLKLMRGFNCLPSLKFFSNALDILIKQNDSSHAILLWDIMVGSGLLPNLIMYNAMIGLLYNNNEIHDAIRLLNIVGFHGSFPDSLPYNLIFQCLIKNKKVREVGKFFIEMIKHEWPPTPSNFSAAITMLFDGDDPEMALEI; the protein is encoded by the coding sequence ATGGATGAAAACCCTAGTACTAGACTCCAATACCCTCCCAGAATCATCTCCTCAATGAACCATACTCGGCCAAAACCTCCTCAAAAGTCATCACTGAAGCAGCAGCCCCAGAACTTTCCGTCACACCTTGATGCACCTGATGTGTCCCCCTCTGTTCGGGGTCTCTGTGAAATTTTGATCCGAGCCTCCCCACATGATATTGAATCTACTCTTTCTTCATCTGACATTGCCCCTACCCAGGACCTCGTCAATGAGGTCCTCAGGTTCTCCTACAACTACCCTTCATCTGCCGTGAAGTTCTTTCGGTGGGCTGGCCTCTCTCTCAAGCACTCTGCATTCTCCTGGAACCTCattgttgatttgcttggaaAGAATGGCCTATTTGAGCCAATGTGGGATGCCATTCGCTCCATGAACCAAGAAAGGGTAGTCTCGTTGGCCACGTTTGTATCCGTTTTTGGGAGCTATTGTGTGACTAGTAGATTTGATGAGGCAATAATGAGCTTCGGGATCATGGACAAGTATGGTGTGCAGCAGGATGTTGTCGCGGGGAATTCTCTGCTGAGCGCAATTTGTCATGAGGAAAATCAGACTTCCAAGGCGTTGGAGTGGTTTGAAAGGATCAAGTCAAAGATCCCACCCAATGACGACACCTTCGCGATCTTGTTAGAAGGATGGGAAAGGGACGGTAATGTGGCAAAAGCCATGACCACATTTGGCGAGATGGTAGTGCGCATCGGGTGGAGCCCAGATAACATGTCAGCCTATGATGCATTCTTGACGACACTTGTTCATGGGCACCACTTAGTAGACGCAGTGAAGTTTCTCAAATTGATGAGGGGGTTTAATTGCTTGCCAAGTTTGAAATTCTTCTCTAACGCTCTTGATATCCTTATTAAGCAAAACGATTCCTCCCATGCAATTCTGCTGTGGGATATCATGGTGGGAAGTGGATTACTTCCCAACTTGATAATGTACAATGCGATGATTGGCTTGCTTTACAACAACAATGAGATTCATGACGCAATTCGGTTGCTCAATATTGTGGGGTTTCATGGTTCTTTTCCTGATTCTTTGCCGtataatttgatttttcaatgTCTTATAAAGAACAAAAAGGTTCGTGAGGTGGGCAAGTTCTTCATCGAGATGATCAAGCATGAATGGCCTCCAACCCCCTCTAATTTCAGTGCAGCCATCACAATGTTGTTTGATGGGGATGACCCTGAAATGGCATTGGAAATATAG
- the LOC120016971 gene encoding protein MODIFYING WALL LIGNIN-2, with translation MEKHRYGFVFAFSIVISLGLISFISCIVAEFKRAKWKDMRLVGKLCYLPGSPAYGFGLAAIICLSIAQIAGNLVICRISYSREKGSIRKAKRPKNTTTLLVLSWVSFGIAAILLGVATSMSRKQPYGKGWSRGECYLVKNGVFIGSGVLVMVNVGAIIRIALMTIKKTKVEQEIEGHAQVG, from the exons ATGGAGAAACACCGATACGGGTTCGTTTTCGCCTTCTCCATCGTCATCTCTCTCGGCCTTATCTCCTTCATTTCCTGCATTGTTGCTGAGTTCAAGAGAGCAAAG tGGAAAGACATGAGGTTGGTTGGAAAATTGTGTTATTTGCCTGGAAGTCCTGCATATGGATTTGGACTTGCTGCCATCATCTGTCTATCCATTGCTCAAATAGCTGGGAACCTGGTGATCTGCAGGATATCTTATTCAAGAGAGAAGGGCAGCATTAGAAAAGCTAAAAGACCCAAAAATACAACAACCCTTCTGGTCCTGTCCTG GGTAAGCTTTGGTATTGCAGCTATTTTGTTGGGTGTAGCCACAAGCATGAGCAGGAAGCAACCCTATGGGAAAGGGTGGTCAAGGGGGGAATGTTACCTGGTCAAGAATGGAGTGTTCATTGGATCTGGAGTTCTAGTCATGGTCAATGTGGGTGCCATAATAAGAATAGCCCTAATGACAATAAAGAAGACAAAAGTTGAGCAAGAAATCGAAGGACATGCACAAGTTggataa
- the LOC120016079 gene encoding rop guanine nucleotide exchange factor 14 isoform X1 yields the protein MGGIFLHTSCLSHDPPATVEVLPLWILRIMTYNGLESSILNNQSYENESGTSRGDGCASDSLDEDCSSSSSSKDAFGSFSSKCLTMKRNNPGLDEWDVSESPQHFYVKEKPARAIQFSDVETMKEKFAKLLLGEDVTGGSKGLSPALALSNAITNLAASVFGELWKLEPLPEERKNKWRREMDWLLSPTNYMVELVPAKQNGANGRTVEIMTPKARADIHMNLPALKKLDSMLIETLDKMVNTEFWYAEVGSRAEGRNKSTRQSKRWWLPMPQVSTTGLSDCERRKLLSQSKLVHQVFKAAKSINENVLLEMPIPAIIRDALPKSGKASLDETLFKVVTEQSYSAEEMLHYLNLASEHSALEAINRLEAAVLAWRERITEQVNGKSPVRTSWSFVKDSMSDHDKMQLLLDRSEALLQQIKARYPNLPQTFLNATKVQYGKDVGYAILEAYSRVLGNVAFSIISRIKDIVQEDALSNPNSPAATYCFTGTMGNLETPVAGYHIRHSLINQMNQVADGKCGKQSKSDENSNLDLEFSLTLARARSASSTPSRRRLWCIGKEACINVPPENSP from the exons ATGGGAGGTATATTTTTGCATACGTCCTGCCTGTCCCATGACCCCCCGGCCACTGTGGAAGTCTTACCTTTATGGATTTTGA GGATAATGACCTATAACGGCCTTGAGAGCAGCATTCTTAACAATCAATCTTATGAAAATGAAAGTGGAACAAGCAGAGGAGATGGGTGTGCAAGTGATTCTTTGGACGAAGACTGCTCAAGTTCTTCTTCTAGTAAAGATGCTTTTGGGTCATTTTCTTCTAAATGTTTGACAATGAAGAGGAATAACCCGGGTTTGGATGAATGGGATGTCTCAGAAAGCCCTCaacatttttatgttaaagAGAAACCTGCTCGTGCCATTCAATTTTCAGATGTGGAgacaatgaaagaaaaatttGCAAAGCTTTTACTGGGTGAAGATGTAACTGGGGGAAGTAAGGGTCTCTCCCCTGCATTAGCATTGTCCAATGCCATAACAAATCTTGCAG CTTCGGTTTTTGGTGAGTTATGGAAACTAGAGCCTTTGCCTGAAGAAAGGAAGAACAAATGGAGAAGAGAAATGGATTGGCTGCTCTCTCCTACAAACTATATGGTTGAGTTGGTTCCTGCTAAGCAAAATGGTGCCAATGGCCGGACTGTAGAG ATAATGACACCAAAAGCTCGTGCAGACATCCACATGAACCTTCCGGCACTGAAAAAATTGGACTCTATGCTTATT GAAACACTGGATAAAATGGTGAATACTGAATTCTGGTACGCAGAAGTTGGCAGTCGAGCAGAAGGTAGGAACAAGAGTACAAGGCAGAGTAAGAGGTGGTGGCTTCCAATGCCACAGGTATCGACAACTGGGCTCTCCGACtgtgaaagaagaaaattgcTTTCCCAGAGTAAACTGGTTCATCAAGTATTCAAGGCTGCTAAATCCATTAACGAAAATGTTTTGCTTGAGATGCCTATCCCAGCAATTATCAGAGATGCACTTCCTAAG TCAGGGAAGGCAAGTTTGGATGAGACACTGTTCAAGGTCGTGACAGAGCAATCGTACTCAGCTgaggagatgcttcattatctTAATTTAGCATCTGAACACAGTGCCCTTGAAGCCATCAACAGGTTGGAAGCTGCTGTACTAGCATGGAGGGAGAGGATTACAGAACAAGTTAATGGTAAATCCCCTGTTCGAACATCATGGTCCTTCGTTAAGGATTCAATGTCGGATCATGATAAGATGCAATTACTATTGGACCGATCAGAAGCTCTTCTGCAACAGATTAAGGCCAGATATCCTAACCTTCCACAAACATTTCTGAATGCTACCAAAGTCCAATATGGAAAG GATGTTGGGTACGCAATACTTGAAGCATATTCCCGGGTTCTTGGAAACGTGGCTTTCAGCATAATTTCCAGGATCAAAGATATCGTTCAAGAAGATGCTCTAAGCAACCCCAATTCCCCAGCAGCGACATATTGCTTTACCGGAACAATGGGAAATCTGGAAACTCCAGTGGCTGGCTACCATATCCGGCACTCACTAATCAATCAGATGAACCAGGTGGCTGATGGGAAATGTGGAAAGCAAAGTAAATCAGATGAAAACAGTAATTTAGATTTGGAATTCTCACTCACACTGGCCAGAGCAAGGTCAGCGTCTTCAACACCAAGTCGAAGGCGGCTATGGTGCATTGGTAAAGAAGCTTGTATTAATGTTCCTCCTGAAAATTCACCTTAA
- the LOC120017322 gene encoding receptor-like protein 13: MFSGEIPHQLTATGSRLVYLNLSNNRLRGEMLPRDSNMTDLECLQISGNNFRGVISPAISRSPSLVILDIRNNYLSGNIPSWLYNHPHLVAVLLGGNNFEGHIRRQLCRMKTLQVLDISKNHLRGGIPSCLDNITFWKQSPPDDTNYFTQNGRLYFLLNPSGKPTLDFEIGTDFLTKNVLYSFKGLPLTLMTGINLSWNKLTGYIPSELGELSQLRSLNLSNNLLTGNIPTSFQNLKSMESLDLSRNNLSGDIPYPMAKLSSLSSFSVAYNNLSGRIPSDGQFSTFDMNSFIGNPLFCGDPLPQICSTTNPLEPQDKDQEKEDSIFQSNLFFYGFVAVSYAFGLWVSFGILILNRRWRQTYFRAIDRYILSFFGQK; the protein is encoded by the coding sequence ATGTTCTCTGGAGAAATCCCTCATCAGTTGACTGCCACCGGCTCCAGATTGGTATATCTGAATCTATCTAACAATAGGCTGCGCGGAGAAATGCTCCCAAGGGATTCCAACATGACAGATTTGGAGTGTTTGCAGATAAGTGGAAATAATTTCCGTGGAGTGATCTCACCAGCAATATCAAGAAGTCCCTCCTTGGTAATTCTAGACATTCGAAACAATTACTTGTCTGGAAATATTCCAAGCTGGTTATACAATCATCCTCACTTGGTAGCAGTTCTTTTGGGAGGGAATAACTTTGAAGGTCACATACGAAGACAGTTATGTCGAATGAAAACTTTGCAGGTCTTGGATATCTCCAAAAATCATCTCCGAGGAGGTATACCCTCTTGCTTGGATAATATTACATTCTGGAAGCAGAGCCCTCCTGATGACACAAACTACTTCACCCAAAATGGCCGTTTGTACTTTCTCTTGAATCCGTCTGGTAAGCCAACACTGGATTTTGAGATTGGAACTGATTTCCTGACAAAGAATGTGTTGTACTCTTTCAAAGGTCTCCCGCTCACTCTGATGACCGGTATCAATCTGTCATGGAACAAGCTGACAGGCTATATTCCTTCTGAATTGGGAGAACTGTCTCAGCTTCGGTCCTTGAACTTGTCCAACAACCTTTTAACAGGCAACATTCCAACATCTTTTCAGAATCTGAAAAGCATGGAGAGTTTGGATCTTTCTCGCAACAATCTCTCTGGGGACATCCCGTATCCAATGGCGAAGCTTAGTTCCCTTTCTTCATTTAGCGTTGCCTACAACAATCTCTCCGGGAGAATCCCATCTGACGGGCAGTTTTCAACTTTTGACATGAATAGCTTCATTGGCAACCCACTTTTCTGTGGAGATCCTCTGCCACAGATTTGCTCCACAACAAATCCTTTGGAACCTCAAGACAAGGACCAAGAAAAAGAGGATTCAATCTTCCAAAGCAATTTATTCTTCTATGGATTTGTTGCTGTCTCATATGCTTTTGGATTGTGGGTTTCCTTTGGGATTCTAATTCTTAATAGGAGATGGAGGCAAACATATTTCCGCGCCATCGACCGATACATTCTGTCATTCTTTGGGCAGAAGTGA
- the LOC120016223 gene encoding uncharacterized protein LOC120016223, whose product MKLSRPFIARPVIAIPTPRNNAVFVEARRFSRNLRWVFEFSPLGANPPVTITRGSVHHLLLAAPVDTCSTSPEIVSKTEKLEALEENVEKVIYGCRFLTILAVFGSLIGSFLCFVKGCAYVVTSFTEYFVNNSKVILLLVEAIDVYLLGTVMLVFGMGLYELFVSNLGPAQSPSGKGVPQGSNLFGLFTLKERPRWLEIKSVNELKTKLGHVIVMLLLIGFFEKSKKAVIHSPLDLLCFSASVLLCSGCLYLLSKLVD is encoded by the exons ATGAAACTGTCTCGACCCTTCATCGCTAGACCCGTAATAGCTATACCAACACCAAGAAACAATGCTGTCTTTGTTGAAGCTCGTCGATTCAGTCGAAATCTGAGATGGGTCTTTGAGTTTAGCCCATTGGGAGCTAATCCTCCGGTGACCATAACAAGAGGCTCAGTTCATCACCTATTACTGGCTGCTCCAGTCGATACATGCTCTACTTCTCCGGAAATCGTATCCAAAACGGAGAAGTTGGAAGCTTTAGAGGAAAACGTTGAGAAG GTTATTTATGGGTGCCGCTTCTTGACAATTCTGGCAGTTTTTGGCTCATTGATTGGATCATTTCTGTGTTTTGTAAAG GGTTGCGCTTATGTTGTGACCTCTTTCACTGAGTACTTCGTTAATAATAGCAAAGTCATTTTATTGCTGGTGGAGGCAATAG ATGTCTATCTCTTGGGAACAGTGATGCTGGTCTTTGGAATGGGTCTTTATGAGCTTTTTGTTAGCAATCTCGGTCCTGCTCAGTCACCATCAGGCAAAGGAGTTCCGCAGGGGTCAAATCTTTTTGGCTTATTCACCCTCAAG GAACGACCTCGATGGCTGGAAATCAAATCTGTCAATGAGCTGAAAACAAAGCTTGGCCATGTTATAGTAATGCTGCTGCTTATTGGTTTCTTTGAAAAGAGTAAGAAGGCAGTTATACACTCTCCCTTGGATTTGCTTTGTTTCTCAGCTTCCGTACTCCTTTGCTCTGGTTGCCTCTATCTACTTTCTAAGCTCGTTGACTAA